A section of the Pimelobacter simplex genome encodes:
- a CDS encoding inositol monophosphatase family protein: MAAPDYTDDLRLAHLLADDADSLTQARFRALDLHVMSKPDLTPVTDADQAVEESIRRTLSKARSRDAVTGEEQGTSGHSQRRWIVDPIDGTKNYVRGVPVWATLISLAVDDEVVLGVVSAPALQRRWWASAGQGAWTGRSLMKATECRVSDVRRLEDASLSYSSISGWEDRGLGEDLLALMRRVWRTRAYGDFWSYMLLAEGAVDLAAEPELEVYDMAALDIIVREAGGRFTSLDGSDGPWGGNALATNGHLHEAALSFLGSVTDAGDDPDWPRSGPGSVSDLRSHRQRTSDDEDDSK; the protein is encoded by the coding sequence GTGGCTGCCCCCGACTACACCGACGACCTGCGTCTGGCGCACCTGCTCGCCGACGACGCGGACTCGCTCACCCAGGCGCGCTTCCGCGCCCTCGACCTCCACGTCATGAGCAAGCCCGACCTCACCCCGGTCACCGACGCCGACCAGGCGGTCGAGGAGTCGATCCGCCGTACGCTCTCCAAGGCGCGCAGCCGCGACGCCGTCACCGGCGAGGAGCAGGGCACCTCCGGCCACTCCCAGCGCCGCTGGATCGTCGACCCGATCGACGGCACCAAGAACTACGTGCGCGGTGTCCCCGTGTGGGCCACCCTCATCTCGCTCGCCGTCGACGACGAGGTCGTCCTCGGCGTGGTCTCGGCCCCGGCCCTCCAGCGCCGCTGGTGGGCCTCGGCCGGCCAGGGCGCCTGGACCGGGCGGTCGCTGATGAAGGCCACCGAGTGCCGCGTCTCCGACGTACGACGACTCGAGGACGCCTCGCTGTCGTACTCCTCGATCAGCGGCTGGGAGGACCGCGGCCTCGGCGAGGACCTGCTCGCCCTGATGCGCCGCGTCTGGCGCACCCGCGCGTACGGCGACTTCTGGTCCTACATGCTGCTCGCCGAGGGCGCCGTCGACCTCGCCGCCGAGCCCGAGCTCGAGGTCTACGACATGGCGGCCCTCGACATCATCGTGCGCGAGGCGGGCGGCCGGTTCACCTCGCTCGACGGCAGCGACGGCCCCTGGGGCGGCAACGCGCTCGCCACCAACGGCCACCTGCACGAGGCCGCGCTGTCCTTCCTCGGCAGCGTCACCGACGCCGGCGACGACCCGGACTGGCCGCGTTCGGGGCCCGGCAGCGTCTCCGACCTGCGCTCGCACCGCCAGCGGACCAGTGACGACGAGGACGACAGCAAGTAA
- a CDS encoding lipase family protein has translation MTPVTRRDMGRSAMGGARMRRAWFGGALATVVAVLATLAPASATATASPVTAPAPDPFFTYTGATPLRDHPPGTVLKTRALPYRVAGVPLPLRVVQIVFRTTDQQGRAVAGVTSVIKPLTGTTSRVISYQSFYDSLDPEHGPSRAIAGSTAPGAMAAHVETVLMSAFLLRGYAIVMADTEGPTADFAAGPEYGRVTLDSIRAALRTPATGIAPAAKVGMVGYSGGAVATNWAAVLAPSYAPDVNRRLVGAAEGGVLVRPAANLRYVDGSLVWAGVMPMAVVGVARGFGVDLMPYLSDEGRRIYARLEKAPIIDVLGRYPGLTWADLTKPAYADPANIPVFVRTVNQLNLGTQPVPTVPMFIGQGTGGQIEGTRGDRPGLGKGDGVMLAGDVRSLARKYCAGGVAVVHREYPLSHFTSVPFWLPEAIAWLSARFAGQPAPDSCATIPAGNPLTPLAPAR, from the coding sequence GTGACTCCCGTCACGCGGCGCGACATGGGGAGGTCGGCGATGGGCGGCGCGCGCATGCGGAGGGCATGGTTCGGGGGAGCGCTCGCGACGGTCGTCGCGGTGCTCGCGACGCTCGCACCGGCGTCCGCGACAGCGACGGCGAGCCCGGTGACCGCACCGGCGCCCGACCCGTTCTTCACCTACACCGGCGCCACGCCGCTGCGTGACCACCCGCCCGGGACGGTGCTCAAGACCCGGGCGCTGCCCTACCGGGTCGCCGGGGTCCCGCTGCCGCTGCGGGTGGTCCAGATCGTCTTCCGCACCACCGACCAGCAGGGCCGGGCGGTCGCGGGGGTGACCTCGGTGATCAAGCCCCTGACCGGGACGACGAGCCGGGTGATCTCCTACCAGTCCTTCTACGACTCCCTCGACCCCGAGCACGGCCCGTCCCGCGCGATCGCCGGCAGCACCGCGCCGGGCGCGATGGCCGCGCACGTCGAGACCGTGCTGATGTCGGCCTTCCTGCTGCGCGGCTACGCGATCGTCATGGCCGATACCGAGGGCCCGACCGCCGACTTCGCCGCGGGGCCCGAGTACGGGCGGGTCACCCTCGACTCGATCCGGGCCGCGCTGCGCACGCCGGCCACGGGTATCGCACCGGCCGCGAAGGTCGGGATGGTCGGCTACTCCGGGGGCGCTGTCGCGACCAACTGGGCCGCGGTGCTCGCGCCGTCGTACGCCCCGGACGTCAACCGGCGCCTGGTCGGCGCGGCCGAGGGCGGCGTGCTGGTCCGCCCGGCCGCCAACCTGCGCTACGTCGACGGCAGCCTGGTCTGGGCGGGCGTGATGCCGATGGCCGTGGTCGGGGTGGCCCGCGGGTTCGGGGTCGACCTGATGCCCTACCTCAGCGACGAGGGCAGGCGGATCTACGCCCGGCTGGAGAAGGCGCCCATCATCGACGTGCTCGGCCGCTACCCGGGCCTGACCTGGGCCGACCTGACCAAGCCGGCGTACGCCGACCCGGCGAACATCCCGGTGTTCGTGCGCACCGTCAACCAGCTCAACCTCGGCACCCAGCCCGTCCCGACGGTCCCGATGTTCATCGGGCAGGGCACCGGCGGCCAGATCGAGGGCACCCGGGGCGACCGCCCCGGTCTCGGCAAGGGGGACGGCGTGATGCTGGCCGGCGACGTCCGGTCGCTGGCGCGCAAGTACTGCGCGGGCGGGGTCGCGGTGGTGCACCGGGAGTACCCGCTGAGCCACTTCACGTCGGTCCCGTTCTGGCTGCCCGAGGCGATCGCGTGGCTCAGCGCGCGCTTCGCCGGCCAGCCGGCGCCCGACAGCTGCGCGACGATCCCGGCCGGCAACCCGCTGACCCCGCTGGCACCGGCGCGCTAG
- a CDS encoding AMP-binding protein, giving the protein MSAVLRRIRTQLWVFRVLVTSRMLVAMSPAKYVRLVRVLRRQGTNATTSFALAAVRDPHGAALVDERGTLTWQDLQDRSAALAAGLLDVTGGPVETVAILCRNHRGFVDALLASSRLGASALLLNTGFSGPQLADVMEREGARVILYDEEFAGVVADARARVPGLVEVLGWTDAPLAEGVLGIEALVARHAGQAPPRPAQRGRVVLLTSGTTGTPKGARRSGGGADELAGMLEMIPWRGGETVVVAAPMFHAWGFGQLVIAATMTCTVVTRRRFDPEATLAQVEDHRASGLSVVPVMLERIMDLPDAVLDRYRLTTLRFVSASGSRMRPQSVTAFMDRYGDLVHNSYNATEAGQISVARPADLRHAPDTAGRPVRGTLLRVVDDAGRDVPAGVVGRILVRGASPFDGYTAGAEKEFLDGYMVSGDVGRLDAEGRLFVVGRDDDMIVSGGENVYPIEVEKVLGAHPAVREVVVVGVADEAFGQRLAAYVVLAGPVSADELKAHVKAQLAGYKVPREVVVLDALPRNASGKVMVRELPAVAP; this is encoded by the coding sequence GTGAGCGCGGTGCTGCGCCGGATCCGTACCCAGCTCTGGGTGTTCCGGGTGCTCGTCACCAGCCGGATGCTCGTCGCGATGAGCCCGGCCAAGTACGTCCGCCTGGTCCGGGTGCTGCGCCGCCAGGGCACCAACGCGACGACGAGCTTCGCGCTCGCCGCGGTCCGTGACCCGCACGGCGCGGCGCTGGTCGACGAGCGCGGCACGCTCACCTGGCAGGACCTGCAGGACCGCTCCGCGGCGCTCGCCGCCGGGCTGCTCGACGTCACCGGGGGACCGGTCGAGACGGTCGCGATCCTGTGCCGCAACCACCGCGGCTTCGTCGACGCACTGCTCGCGAGCTCGCGGCTGGGCGCGAGCGCGCTGCTGCTCAACACCGGGTTCTCGGGACCGCAGCTCGCCGACGTCATGGAGCGCGAGGGCGCCCGCGTGATCCTGTACGACGAGGAGTTCGCCGGCGTCGTCGCCGACGCCCGGGCCCGGGTGCCCGGCCTGGTCGAGGTGCTCGGCTGGACCGACGCACCGCTCGCCGAGGGCGTCCTCGGCATCGAGGCACTGGTCGCGCGTCATGCCGGCCAGGCGCCGCCGCGCCCGGCCCAGCGGGGCCGGGTCGTCCTGCTCACGTCCGGCACGACCGGGACGCCGAAGGGTGCGCGCCGCAGTGGGGGCGGCGCGGACGAGCTGGCGGGGATGCTGGAGATGATCCCGTGGCGCGGCGGCGAGACGGTGGTCGTGGCGGCGCCGATGTTCCACGCCTGGGGCTTCGGGCAGCTGGTGATCGCGGCGACGATGACCTGCACGGTCGTCACGCGCCGCCGGTTCGACCCCGAGGCGACGCTGGCCCAGGTCGAGGACCACCGGGCGAGCGGGCTGAGCGTCGTCCCGGTGATGCTGGAGCGGATCATGGACCTGCCGGACGCGGTCCTCGACCGCTACCGGCTGACGACGCTGCGGTTCGTCTCGGCCAGCGGCTCGCGGATGCGGCCGCAGTCGGTGACCGCGTTCATGGACCGCTACGGCGACCTGGTCCACAACAGCTACAACGCCACCGAGGCCGGCCAGATCAGCGTCGCCCGGCCGGCCGACCTGCGCCACGCGCCGGACACGGCGGGCCGGCCGGTGCGCGGCACGCTGCTGCGCGTCGTCGACGACGCCGGCCGCGACGTCCCGGCCGGCGTGGTGGGCCGGATCCTGGTCCGCGGGGCCTCGCCGTTCGACGGCTACACCGCCGGTGCGGAGAAGGAGTTCCTCGACGGCTACATGGTCAGCGGGGACGTCGGCCGGCTCGACGCCGAGGGCCGGCTCTTCGTCGTGGGCCGCGACGACGACATGATCGTGTCGGGCGGCGAGAACGTCTACCCGATCGAGGTCGAGAAGGTCCTCGGCGCCCACCCGGCCGTGCGCGAGGTGGTGGTGGTCGGCGTGGCCGACGAGGCGTTCGGCCAGCGCCTGGCGGCGTACGTCGTGCTGGCGGGGCCGGTGAGCGCCGACGAGCTCAAGGCCCACGTCAAGGCCCAGCTCGCCGGCTACAAGGTGCCGCGCGAGGTCGTCGTCCTCGACGCGCTGCCGCGCAACGCCTCCGGCAAGGTGATGGTGCGCGAGCTGCCGGCGGTCGCGCCGTGA
- a CDS encoding DUF2231 domain-containing protein yields MEINGVPLHPLVVHAAVVLTPVAGLVAVGYAVPSWRDRLRWPLVVLAVLAAAAVWVAYLSGENLRTDRFGAVTGTLADRIADHETWAKRLRIGASVFAVVALAAAWFHSRTGATRAVLTLLTVVAGLVTLVLVVLTGDAGAQATWRID; encoded by the coding sequence ATGGAGATCAACGGCGTTCCCCTCCACCCGCTCGTGGTCCACGCCGCCGTGGTGCTCACCCCGGTCGCCGGCCTCGTCGCCGTCGGGTACGCCGTCCCCTCCTGGCGCGACCGGCTCCGCTGGCCGCTGGTGGTGCTCGCGGTGCTCGCCGCCGCGGCCGTCTGGGTCGCCTACCTCTCCGGTGAGAACCTGCGCACGGACCGCTTCGGCGCCGTCACCGGCACCCTCGCCGACCGGATCGCCGACCACGAGACCTGGGCCAAGCGGCTGCGGATCGGGGCCTCGGTGTTCGCGGTGGTGGCGCTGGCCGCGGCCTGGTTCCACAGCCGTACCGGGGCGACCCGGGCGGTGCTGACGCTGCTCACCGTGGTCGCGGGGCTCGTCACGCTGGTGCTCGTCGTGCTGACCGGCGACGCCGGTGCGCAGGCGACCTGGCGCATCGACTGA
- a CDS encoding alpha/beta fold hydrolase, with translation MTTRVIRKVGAGVGRAAVLGVRTGIRRTQRFPALPDLPAGRVLDLSGRGEVFVIDTGVPEGLTDAPTLLLFHGLATTSYLTWFSTVDELRARHRVVMLDQRWHGRGIVSERFSLEDCVDDAAATLDALGIASVVAVGYSMGGALAQLFWRRHPERTAGLVLASTAACWKENLGDAMFYPVLGVANDRLRGHYRARVAEVRAGLPVVPDLGEEMSTWAWAEFRSTSAWAMPEVLGALGRFDARPWLGEIDVPTSVVVTGRDHAIPTARQRAMAAAIPGATVRETPGGHASVVFDVQRWRPEFLAAVDEVVARLG, from the coding sequence GTGACCACCCGTGTGATCAGGAAGGTCGGCGCCGGCGTCGGCCGCGCCGCCGTGCTCGGTGTCCGGACCGGCATCCGGCGCACCCAGCGGTTCCCGGCCCTGCCGGACCTCCCGGCCGGGCGCGTGCTCGACCTGTCGGGCCGCGGCGAGGTCTTCGTGATCGACACCGGCGTCCCGGAGGGGCTCACGGACGCGCCCACGCTGCTGCTCTTCCACGGGCTGGCCACGACGTCGTACCTGACCTGGTTCAGCACGGTCGACGAGCTGCGCGCCCGGCACCGCGTCGTCATGCTCGACCAGCGCTGGCACGGCCGGGGGATCGTCTCGGAGCGCTTCTCGCTCGAGGACTGCGTCGACGACGCCGCGGCCACCCTCGACGCCCTCGGGATCGCCTCGGTCGTCGCCGTGGGCTACTCCATGGGCGGTGCCCTCGCTCAGCTGTTCTGGCGCCGGCACCCCGAGCGCACGGCCGGGCTGGTGCTGGCCTCGACCGCCGCGTGCTGGAAGGAGAACCTCGGCGACGCGATGTTCTACCCGGTGCTGGGCGTGGCCAACGACCGCCTCCGTGGGCACTACCGGGCCCGGGTCGCGGAGGTGCGCGCCGGGCTGCCCGTCGTACCGGACCTGGGGGAGGAGATGTCGACCTGGGCCTGGGCGGAGTTCCGCAGCACCAGCGCCTGGGCGATGCCCGAGGTGCTCGGCGCCCTCGGCCGCTTCGATGCCCGGCCCTGGCTGGGCGAGATCGACGTACCGACCTCGGTCGTCGTGACCGGCCGCGACCACGCCATCCCGACCGCCCGGCAGCGCGCGATGGCCGCCGCCATCCCGGGCGCGACCGTGCGCGAGACGCCCGGTGGGCACGCGTCGGTGGTCTTCGACGTGCAGCGCTGGCGCCCGGAGTTCCTCGCCGCGGTGGACGAGGTCGTCGCGCGGCTGGGCTAG
- a CDS encoding CBS domain-containing protein: MRIADVLQSKSLRDVVTIRPDAGVRELLATLAEHNIGAVVVSADGTALDGIVSERDVVRHLHSDGTVINNVVSAIMTAEVRTCSPEDDLDEVMQVMTEGRFRHIPVASADGAVVGIVSIGDMVKHKIDQLQFERDQLDNYVHQS, from the coding sequence ATGCGCATCGCTGACGTCCTGCAGTCCAAGTCGCTCCGCGACGTGGTGACCATCCGTCCCGACGCCGGCGTGCGCGAGCTGCTCGCGACGCTCGCCGAGCACAACATCGGCGCCGTCGTGGTCAGCGCCGACGGCACCGCCCTCGACGGCATCGTCTCCGAGCGCGACGTCGTACGGCACCTGCACAGCGACGGCACGGTGATCAACAACGTCGTCTCGGCGATCATGACCGCCGAGGTCCGCACCTGCTCCCCCGAGGACGACCTCGACGAGGTGATGCAGGTGATGACCGAGGGCCGCTTCCGGCACATCCCCGTCGCCTCGGCCGACGGCGCGGTCGTCGGGATCGTCAGCATCGGCGACATGGTCAAGCACAAGATCGACCAGCTGCAGTTCGAGCGCGACCAGCTCGACAACTACGTGCACCAGTCCTGA
- a CDS encoding wax ester/triacylglycerol synthase family O-acyltransferase — protein MNVRPAIERMTGIDAGFLYMETPSVHMHTLKIAILEADDALSYDAFVAGMLARLKRLPPLRRRVVEVPFGLNHPVWVTQPRIDVAHHIRRHRVGGDGSMHDLEQLIGMIASTPLHRDRPLWELHYCAGLEGGRVAVVGKMHHALADGAAANALLANVTDVRSAAAPEAVQEEYASTERLPGRIDLLRHAWADAAAQAGTLPGLLLRTLRGILGVLRERRAGARSPLPVLHAPRVSFNGALTPLRSFATVTLPLAELKRVRAEHRAAGLDATLNDIVLATTSGALRRWMADHDERPASSLLAGVPVSADERDAIPRLGGNRVSNLFTTLATDVEDPTERLRTIARTTADAKRIQARLGTSILADWSQFTPPRPFTAAVQAYSRLRAASWHPAAFSAIVSNVPGPREPATVGGARLRDLFSVGPLVDGIGLNVTVWSYVDRMNFSLLACPDLLPDVHHLAAYFPAALAELDLAPPAPADATTDRRNLA, from the coding sequence GTGAACGTCCGGCCCGCGATCGAGCGGATGACCGGGATCGACGCGGGTTTCCTCTACATGGAGACCCCGTCGGTGCACATGCACACCCTCAAGATCGCGATCCTCGAGGCCGACGACGCCCTGTCGTACGACGCCTTCGTGGCCGGGATGCTCGCCCGCCTCAAGCGGCTGCCGCCCCTGCGCCGGCGCGTGGTGGAGGTGCCGTTCGGGCTCAACCACCCGGTGTGGGTGACCCAGCCGCGGATCGACGTCGCCCACCACATCCGGCGGCACCGGGTCGGCGGTGACGGCAGCATGCACGACCTGGAGCAGCTCATCGGGATGATCGCCAGCACGCCGCTGCACCGCGACCGCCCCCTCTGGGAGCTGCACTACTGCGCGGGCCTGGAGGGCGGCCGGGTCGCCGTCGTCGGCAAGATGCACCACGCGCTCGCCGACGGGGCCGCGGCCAACGCGCTCCTCGCCAACGTCACCGACGTGCGCAGCGCGGCCGCGCCCGAGGCGGTCCAGGAGGAGTACGCCTCGACCGAGCGCCTGCCCGGACGGATCGACCTGCTGCGCCACGCCTGGGCCGATGCCGCCGCCCAGGCCGGCACGCTGCCGGGGCTGCTCCTGCGCACCCTGCGCGGCATCCTCGGCGTCCTGCGCGAGCGACGGGCCGGCGCCCGCTCGCCGCTGCCCGTGCTCCACGCGCCGCGGGTCTCGTTCAACGGCGCGCTCACGCCGCTGCGCTCCTTCGCGACGGTGACCCTGCCGCTGGCCGAGCTCAAGCGGGTCCGCGCCGAGCACCGGGCCGCCGGGCTCGACGCGACCCTCAACGACATCGTGCTCGCCACCACGTCGGGCGCGCTGCGGCGCTGGATGGCCGACCACGACGAGCGGCCCGCCTCCTCGCTGCTCGCCGGGGTCCCGGTGAGCGCCGACGAGCGCGATGCCATACCGCGGCTGGGCGGCAACCGCGTCTCGAACCTCTTCACCACCCTCGCCACCGACGTCGAGGACCCGACCGAGCGGCTGCGCACCATCGCGCGCACCACCGCCGACGCCAAGCGGATCCAGGCCCGGCTCGGCACCTCGATCCTCGCCGACTGGTCGCAGTTCACGCCGCCGCGGCCGTTCACCGCGGCGGTGCAGGCGTACTCCCGCCTGCGCGCGGCGTCCTGGCACCCGGCGGCCTTCTCCGCGATCGTCTCCAACGTGCCCGGCCCGCGTGAGCCCGCGACCGTCGGCGGTGCCCGGCTGCGCGACCTGTTCAGCGTCGGCCCGCTCGTCGACGGGATCGGCCTCAACGTGACGGTCTGGTCCTACGTCGACCGGATGAACTTCTCGCTGCTCGCCTGCCCGGACCTGCTGCCGGACGTGCACCACCTGGCGGCGTACTTCCCGGCGGCGCTGGCCGAGCTCGACCTCGCGCCGCCCGCGCCCGCCGACGCCACCACCGACCGGAGGAACCTCGCGTGA
- a CDS encoding lysophospholipid acyltransferase family protein — MSALAGRDPAYVAAALPALKLAMRTYFRSRVSGMDKVPEGGALLVGNHSGGLMPMDVPIIAVAFAEEFGADRPLYCLAHDLLFTGAAGPVMRRFGFVNATREAAHEILTGGGVTIVFPGGDYDTFRPTRKATVVDFNGRTGYLRTALKAGVPIVPVVSVGGQESQLFLTRGEWIGRHSPLRRLMRTDLFPIGFGFPFGLVPAPLNLPLPTKITTQVLDPIDIAAEFGPEPDLAEVDAVVRGRMEEALRALARRRRLPVLG; from the coding sequence GTGAGCGCGCTCGCCGGCCGCGACCCGGCGTACGTCGCCGCCGCGCTGCCGGCGCTCAAGCTGGCGATGCGCACCTACTTCCGCTCCCGGGTGAGCGGGATGGACAAGGTCCCCGAGGGCGGCGCGCTCCTGGTCGGCAACCACTCCGGTGGGCTGATGCCGATGGACGTGCCGATCATCGCGGTGGCCTTCGCCGAGGAGTTCGGCGCCGACCGGCCGCTCTACTGCCTGGCCCACGACCTGCTCTTCACCGGCGCCGCCGGCCCGGTGATGCGCCGGTTCGGGTTCGTCAACGCCACCCGCGAGGCCGCGCACGAGATCCTCACCGGCGGCGGCGTCACCATCGTCTTCCCGGGCGGGGACTACGACACCTTCCGGCCCACCCGCAAGGCGACCGTCGTCGACTTCAACGGGCGCACGGGCTACCTGCGCACGGCGCTGAAGGCCGGCGTTCCGATCGTCCCGGTGGTCTCGGTGGGCGGCCAGGAGTCCCAGCTCTTCCTGACCCGGGGCGAGTGGATCGGGCGGCACTCGCCGCTGCGCCGGCTGATGCGCACCGACCTCTTCCCGATCGGCTTCGGCTTCCCGTTCGGGCTGGTCCCGGCGCCGCTCAACCTGCCCCTGCCGACCAAGATCACCACGCAGGTCCTCGACCCGATCGACATCGCCGCCGAGTTCGGCCCCGAGCCGGACCTCGCCGAGGTCGACGCGGTGGTCCGCGGCCGGATGGAGGAGGCGCTGCGCGCGCTCGCCCGCCGCCGGCGCCTCCCGGTGCTGGGGTGA
- a CDS encoding esterase/lipase family protein yields MYDFADEQVAAAAGGAPARALMLLELPRWSVEYGASRILDLARAVAPGEPDHGEGRPVLVLPGFSAHDRLTGRLRGHLAQRGWEPFGWELGSNHGLTEKIVAGLPRRFAQIAGQYDEPVSIVGWSFGGLLARWLAHENPDRVRQVICLGSPWRAEGERTRATALFERSREKHGIVANAREIVDRLREPLPVPLTAVWSKSDGIVPWHGCTVDENDGRDGRPPAENVEVVSSHVGMVANPLVLSVVADRLRQDPAAWEPFSWSRLVPGVAS; encoded by the coding sequence GTGTACGACTTCGCAGACGAGCAGGTGGCTGCCGCGGCCGGCGGCGCCCCGGCGCGCGCCCTGATGCTCCTGGAGCTGCCTCGCTGGAGCGTCGAGTACGGCGCCTCCCGGATCCTCGACCTCGCCCGCGCCGTCGCGCCGGGCGAGCCCGACCACGGGGAGGGGCGCCCGGTGCTCGTGCTCCCGGGCTTCTCCGCGCACGACCGGCTCACCGGCCGGCTCCGCGGCCACCTCGCCCAGCGCGGCTGGGAGCCCTTCGGCTGGGAGCTGGGCAGCAACCACGGGCTCACCGAGAAGATCGTCGCGGGCCTGCCGCGCCGCTTCGCCCAGATCGCCGGCCAGTACGACGAGCCGGTCAGCATCGTGGGCTGGAGCTTCGGCGGCCTGCTCGCCCGCTGGCTCGCGCACGAGAACCCCGACCGGGTCCGCCAGGTGATCTGCCTCGGCTCCCCGTGGCGCGCCGAGGGCGAGCGGACCCGGGCGACCGCGCTCTTCGAGCGCTCCCGCGAGAAGCACGGCATCGTCGCGAACGCCCGCGAGATCGTCGACCGGCTGCGCGAGCCGCTGCCGGTCCCGCTCACCGCGGTCTGGTCCAAGAGCGACGGGATCGTGCCCTGGCACGGCTGCACCGTCGACGAGAACGACGGCCGCGACGGCCGTCCGCCGGCCGAGAACGTCGAGGTGGTGAGCAGCCACGTCGGCATGGTCGCCAACCCGCTCGTGCTCTCGGTGGTCGCCGACCGGCTCCGCCAGGACCCGGCCGCCTGGGAGCCCTTCTCCTGGAGCCGCCTCGTGCCGGGGGTCGCGTCGTGA